A segment of the Staphylococcus ratti genome:
AAAAGGGCCTTTTACTGCTGCTCAAAAGAGCGTCGCTATGCACGGTCTATCAAAACAAATTGACGTTCGTCTTGGAGATGGTCTAACTGTTTTAGGAGAAACAGATGAAGTAGATACCGTTACGATTTGCGGTATGGGTGGACCATTAATCGCCCGAATCTTAAAGAATGGATGGCATCATATCCCTAATCGACCACGTTTATTATTACAATCTAATATACAATCCGAACCCATCCGACGTTTTTTACAAGAAAATAAGTATAAAATCATCACAGAAGTTTTAGTTAAAGAACGTGCCCACATTTATGAAATCATTGTTGCTGAAAAAGGGGAAATGCATTTAACGGACAAAGATTTTAAATTCGGTCCTTTTTTACATACGAATGTTAATGAATTATTTATTGAAAAATGGGAACGTGAATTGGAGGCGCTAGATGAAATTAAAAAGCATTTAGATCCAGAAAAACATCAACAACGCTACCAAGAAATCACACATCAACAATTACTCATTAAAGAGGTGTTGAATCAATGAAAATAAAAGCATTACTTTCTCTATTAGATAAAAATGTACCTTTTGATTCTGCTGAGTCATGGGATAATGTAGGCCTGTTAGTCGGCAATGAAGATAGTGAAATAAGTGGTGTGCTCACTACTTTAGATTGCACATACGAAGTGGTGACTGAAGCAATTCATAAAGGGTGTAATACAATTATTGCACACCATCCTCTTATTTTTAAAGGACTTAAATCTATTACAGAAGACCATGCGTATGGCTCTATATTATATTTACTCATTCAAAATAACATTAACTTAATTGCCTTACACACAAATTTGGATGTACATCCTAAAGGTGTCAATGCAATGTTAGCGCATCGAATTGGAATACGTACGCCAGCGATTTTAAATCCAAATGAAATGAATTATTATAAGGTGCAAGTGTTTATTCCAGCTACAGCTGCAAAATCATTTAAAGATGCATTAAGTGAAGCCGGTATCGCTAAAGAAGGGAATTATGAATATGCCTTTTTCAATGCTCAAGGGACAGGACAATTCAGACCAGTAGGTAATGCCAATCCAACTATTGGTACAATTGGTGAAATTGAAAATGTAGAAGAATTAAAAATAGAGTTCATGGTTGAAGACAAACAAAAGACACTCGCTGTACAACTCATTACAGATCATCATCCATATGAGACGCCAGTGTATGATTTCATACCATTAGTAAAGGAACATAATCAAGGACTCGGAATGATTGGTCAACTCGACAAAACATATTCAGTAGAAGCGTTCACGACACA
Coding sequences within it:
- a CDS encoding Nif3-like dinuclear metal center hexameric protein gives rise to the protein MKIKALLSLLDKNVPFDSAESWDNVGLLVGNEDSEISGVLTTLDCTYEVVTEAIHKGCNTIIAHHPLIFKGLKSITEDHAYGSILYLLIQNNINLIALHTNLDVHPKGVNAMLAHRIGIRTPAILNPNEMNYYKVQVFIPATAAKSFKDALSEAGIAKEGNYEYAFFNAQGTGQFRPVGNANPTIGTIGEIENVEELKIEFMVEDKQKTLAVQLITDHHPYETPVYDFIPLVKEHNQGLGMIGQLDKTYSVEAFTTHLKNVLNMPSIRFIGDTQSEIKTVAIIGGSGIGFEKQAMQKGADVFITGDIKHHEALDAKIAGMNLIDINHYSEYVMKEGLVDLLEDWLNETHSFKVIPSETHTDPYTYY
- a CDS encoding tRNA (adenine(22)-N(1))-methyltransferase — its product is MIQINRRLLKVSEYIKGSKLADIGSDHAYLPIYAIQNNQIETAIAGEIIKGPFTAAQKSVAMHGLSKQIDVRLGDGLTVLGETDEVDTVTICGMGGPLIARILKNGWHHIPNRPRLLLQSNIQSEPIRRFLQENKYKIITEVLVKERAHIYEIIVAEKGEMHLTDKDFKFGPFLHTNVNELFIEKWERELEALDEIKKHLDPEKHQQRYQEITHQQLLIKEVLNQ